Proteins from a single region of Cryptococcus neoformans var. grubii H99 chromosome 5, complete sequence:
- a CDS encoding NADH dehydrogenase (ubiquinone) 1 alpha subcomplex 9, producing the protein MSILRVAPALRAKAAPRAASLVSKRNVNDLSITSPPNPSASVRPAIRYGPPTGGRSSDSGRTVTVFGSTGFLARYLIQKLARQGTQVIVPYRDEDEKRRLRPCGDLGQIVPLEWDARIPEQTAECVKHADVVYNLVGRDYETRNYSYDDVNVKVAQSIAEISADLNIPRLIHVSHINANPESTSEFYRTKYAGERAVRDAFPEATIVRPSQLFGHEDWLLNAIARFPILCKLNNGNTKLFPVHVVDVAQALNLMFDAPVTSTASTFVLPGPELYNYAELEKLVSALTLRPMSSAPSLPKPVAKFLATLVNRGLWWPTISPDEVERMFIDDAGADAFKVHSPGPDGWNAPPKPQIVGVDGEPVKSWADLDMQPDTIAEHAIKPLRRYRSTVNYDLPVETHIIKAPKQYHVLP; encoded by the exons ATGTCTATCCTCCGTGTCG CTCCCGCGCTCAGGGCAAAGGCCGCCCCCAGGGCTGCCTCCCTCGTCTCAAAGCGCAACGTCAACGACCTCTCAATCACCTCCCCTCCCAACCCCTCCGCCTCCGTTCGCCCAGCTATCAGATACGGGCCCCCTACCGGTGGCCGATCTTCAGACTCTGGACGCACCGTCACCGTCTTCGGTTCTACCGGTTTCCTCGCCAGGTATCTCATTCAAAAACTCGCCAGGCAAGGAACTCAGGTCATTGTGCCTTACCGTGATGAGGACGAAAAACGGCGATTGAGGCCATGTGGTGATCTGGGACAGATTGTCCCTCTTGAATGGGATGCTAGGATCCCTGAGCAAACAGCAGAGTGTGTCAAGCATGCTGATGTTGTGTACAACTTGGTCGGAAGGGATTACGAGACTAG GAACTACTCTTATGACGACGTCAACGTCAAGGTTGCTCAGTCCATCGCCGAGATTTCTGCCGACTTGAACATCCCTCGTCTCATCCACGTCTCCCACATCAACGCTAACCCCGAGTCTACCTCAGAGTTCTACCGCACCAAGTACGCTGGTGAGCGAGCTGTCCGAGATGCCTTCCCCGAGGCCACCATTGTCAGGCCATCTCAATTATTTGGCCACGAAGACTGGTTGCTCAACGCCATTGCTC GATTCCCTATCCTCTGCAAACTCAACAATGGTAACACGAAGCTTTTCCCTGTCCACGTTGTCGACGTCGCTCAGGCCCTTAACCTCATGTTTGACGCCCCCGTCACTTCCActgcctccacctttgTCCTTCCCGGTCCCGAGCTCTACAACTATGCTGAGCTCGAAAAGCTCGTCTCTGCCCTTACCCTCCGACCCATGTCCTCCGCCCCTAGCCTCCCCAAGCCTGTCGCCAAATTCCTTGCCACTCTCGTTAACCGTGGTCTTTGGTGGCCTACCATCTCTCCagatgaggttgaaagGATGTTCATCGACGATGCCGGTGCGGACGCATTCAAGGTTCACTCTCCTGGTCCCGATGGATGGAACGCTCCTCCCAAGCCGCAGATTGTCGGTGTTGACGGTGAGCCCGTCAAGAGCTGGGCCGATTTGGATATGCAGCCCGATACCATTGCCGAGCACGCTATCAAGCCTCTGCGACGTTACCGATCAAC TGTTAACTACGACCTTCCCGTGGAGACCCACATTATCAAGGCTCCCAAGCAGTACCACGTCCTTCCTTAG